TTTCTCTTATCTTTTTAATTGAATTTTTATGAGTTTTATGGTTTGCATGTGAGAAATTTAGTCTAAATACATCAACTCCTGCTTTTATCATTTCTTCAATTTTGTCAAAGCTTGAAGGACCAAGTGTAGCTACTATTTTTGCTTTTTTCATTATAATCCTTTTGATGCTATATAGTCTTTAATTTCTTTAAGTAATTCAGCTGGATTTTTTATTGGATAATTAATGTTTTTAACAATTTCTTCACCTGAAATGCCTTTAATTGAAATGTGTTTTAATCTTTCTATTAAAGTATCAGGTGATGTGATAGGATAATGAACTCCTTTTATATTTTTTAATACAATATAACTCCAAGGAGCATCACACTCCATTGTGATTTTTTCTGCCATATTTCTACAATATTCCATAACAGTTTGAGAATCTTCACCATCTTTTACTAATTTGTGTGCAAGTTTAGCAATTCCTCCTGCTGTATGAACTTTTAGTTGTTTTTTTTCTTCTTCATTTAATTCATCAATATGTTCTATTTTATAAAGAGCTAAATTTGGGTCTGCCCTTAGAATTTGTCTTACTGTATTTCTTGAAATTCCAACGAATTTTGCAATTTCATCTTCTGTTTTTAAATATTCTTCTCTAAGTACAATTACAAAACTTGCTCTTGCTAAGCTTGGTAGCCAAGTTAAATTTCTATATTCTGCTAATTTATCAAGACCACCTACTAAGTCTATTGATTTAAAAAAAACTCTCTCAGCCAAATATTTAATTTCATAGTCACTTGTTTTTATTTCTAAAATCATCTCTCCCCTCCCTCAATTGGATTTAGTACTCTAACAAGTCCACTCTCAGTTATTTCAAAAAACCTAACTTTTGTATCGTGTCCACACATTCTACATCCATATATTCTAAAAAGTCTTACAATTTCACCAATAGGTTTTTTATAAATTTTAGCTTTATATTGAGTATCAATTAACTCTTTACTTAAAACAATTGTACCATCTACTATATGTCCAACAGCATATCCACCAGCAGCCTCACTACTAAGTATTTCGTGGCCACTTCTTTTTTGAGAAATTAAAATGCTTGTCTGGTACCATTTTTTTAGAAAGCTATAAACTCTTCTAACTATGCTTCTTGCTAACATTTCTTTATTTTCAAAAAGCCCTGTAATACTATCTATTATAGTAAAATTAATTTTATATTCTTTAATAGCATATGCTAAGGTATTTAGTAAAATAGGAATTTCTTCTCTTAATTTATAATTACTACTTGCATCTATAAAAATTATATTTTCATCAATCCATTTTTCATCTATATTCATCGCCTTAGCTCTTAATTTCATACTTGATACTACAAAATTAGCAGGTGTTTCAACTATTATAAAGCAAATTTTATGAAATTGAGATTGAAAAATTGCAAATTGCTCAGCCATAAGGCTTTTTCCAGTATCGTTTATACCTGTGATATTACAAACACTATATTTTAGCATTCCACTAAGTAATTTTTTTACAGGTTTATTGTTTTCAATTTCAGTATAGTAAAATAACTCATCTAAACCATCTATTCCTGTTGGAACACCTTCTAATTTTGGAGCTTTTTTTGAGGCTTCTTTTGCAGTTATTATGGCTTCTTTTATAATTTCTTCCATTTAAAGCCTTTTTTATAAATATAACATAAAAATAATAAGTTTTCAAGAGTAAAAAAAGATGAGGAGAAGAGACTAAATTATTTAACTTTAATACAATCTGTCTCTTTTTGTTTATCAAACTCCCACCATTCTTTTTGATTCCATGGTTTTAATTCTTTTAGTTTATTCATTAAATATTCAAAGTCTCTTGGAAGTAATGCTTGGTCACCATCACTTAGAGCTTCTTTTGGACAATTATGAATTTCAATAATTAACCCATCTGCTCCAGCTGCCATACCAGCATAAGCTAACGCACTTACAAATTCTCTTTTACCTGCCGCATGGCTTGGGTCTACAATAATTGGTAAATGTGTCATTTTTTGCATAATAGGAACTAATGTTACATCAAGAGTGTTTCTTACACTTGGCTCATATGTTCTTGTTCCTCTAAGACATAAAATTACTTTTTCATTTCCCTCACTCATAATATATTCAGCACTCATTAAATGCTCTTTTACAGTTGAGCAAATACCATTTTTTAATATTACAGGTTTATCAAGTTTCCCTATTTCTTTAAGTAAAGGGAAATTTTGCATATTTCTTGCCCCTATTTGAATAACATCTGCATATTTATATACTACATCAATATCACTAATACTCATAAGTTCAGTTACAATAGGAAGACCTGTTTCTTTTTTAGCCTCAGCAAGCATTTTTAAACCTTCTTCTCCATGTCCTTGGAAAGTATATGGAGATGTTCTTGGTTTGTATGCCCCGCCTCTAAGCATCTTAGCTCCATTTTCTTTTGCTACTTTTGCTAAATAAATTACATTTTCTAATTTATCAACACTACAAGGTCCAGCAATTACAACTTTATTTCCTCCACCAATTTTTACTCCATCAACTTCAATAATACTATCTTCTGGATGGAATTCTCTACTTGCTCTTTTATATGGAGCTGAAACTTCATATACTTTTGCTACTCCTGGAAGTGTATGAAGAGGTCTTCCAAGTAAATCAGTTTTATCTCCTATAATCCCAATTACTACTTGTTTTTCACCTGGTGCTACGCTTACATCATGCCCCCATTTTTTTATCTGGTCTATTGTTTGTTGGATTTCATCTTTGCTTGCTCCAACCTTCATAACTAATACCATTTTTGTCCTTTTTATTTTTTTTAGATATTATAGCAAGTTTGATAAGCTATTTCAATAAAAAAAATTACTAAATAATAATTTTTTTCCATTTTAATGTTTCTTTTTTGTTATAATTTCTTAAAAAGTTTAGGGATGTTTGAGAAATTATTAAATAAATTAAAAAATGGAGTAACAAAAAAAGAGTTTTTAACCTTAACAAAAAAATATTATCCAGATTTCGACTTTAAAACCATATATGAATTATTAAAGTTTCAAGGTTTACCGTTAATTCAAAAACAAAATAAAATTTTTCTTAAAACGAAATTCACTTCTTATAATAAATCAGAATATACTATTTTAGATTTGGAAGTAAATAATTCTAAGCCAAAAGAAGGACAAATTATTGAAATTGGAGCTGTTAAACTTAAAAACTTAGTACCAATTGATGAGTTTTCCTTTTTAATTTACGCAAAAGATATTCCAAGATATGTTACAAAAGTTACAGGTATAAATAATCAAATGCTAAAAAATGAAAAGTCACAAAAAGAAATTTTAGAAAAATTTAGATTATTTTTAGGTGATAGTGTTATTGTAGCACATGCTGCTGATTTTGATTTTAATTTTTTAGCAAAACAATTTGAAAAAGAAAATTTAGGATATCTTTTAAATCCGCATCTTTGTACAATTACACTTGCAAAAAAAACATTAAAAGCTAATAGATATGGTCTTAAATATTTGAAAGATGAATTAAATTTACCAGAAGAAATTGACCACAGAGCCCTTGGAGATGCAAGGACTACCACAAGAGTTTTCTTAAAGTCTCTTGAAAATTTGCCAAAATCTATAAAAACTACTCAAGATTTAATTGAGTTTGCAAAACCAAATAAAAACAAATGTTAATTTTCAAAAATAACTATTTTATTTCTTCCACTGTTTTTTGCTTTATACAGTGCAATATCAGCATTTTTTATACATTGCCATGGAGAATTACAGGTATCTGGATATAAAGAAGCCCCCATACTTATTGTTTTTTTAATTTTTCCTTGTGGTATTTTAAATTCATATTCTTCAATTTTTTTTCTTATTTTTTCTAATGTTTTAAATAAACATTCTTTATCTTTAATATTATTAAGAATAATTAAAAATTCTTCTCCACCAAATCTTACAACAATATCGCTTTCTCTTATTGAGGATTTTAAAATATTTGCAAGGTGTTTTAAAATCATATCTCCTACGTCATGTCCATAAGTATCATTTACTTTTTTAAAATAATCCATATCAATCATTACAAATGCAACTTTTTGATTAGTTCTATCTGCATTAGCAATAATTTTATTTAGAATATTTTCTAAAAATCTTCTATTGTAAAGTTTTGTTAATGGGTCAATAATAGTTTGATTATGTAGCAATTCTAAGGTAAATTTTGATTCAACAATTGATGAAACTTCTTTTAGGTAAGCTTTAATATATGCAATAGTGTCTTTATCAATATGTTCAATATCCATAATCTTTAATATACCTGTAAAATTACCGCTTTTACTAAAAGGAATACATATATAACTGTTTTTACAAAAATGTCTTTGACAAATATTAGGAAAGTCTGAGGATTTAATAATATTTTTAGTTCTATATGCTCTACAAAATTCTTGCTTGTCTTTAATATCACAACAAATATCACCTTCATTATATTCAAAAATTACAGTTTTTTTTGTGTTATCAATGCCAAAAAGGGCAAAGTGTTTGATATTGAATTTTTTAATTATCTCAATTAATCTATTTAAAACAACTTCTGTTGATATATCTTCTTCGATTACTTTTTTAAATTTGAAAATATCTGCAAGTTGAGAGATTGTATTTTTTGCATCTTCTAATGGATTTTGACTTTTTTCTTTTTCAATTAAAGATGTGTATTTTTCTTCTATAACTCCAAAACTATTTTTTAAATCTTCTAAAAATTTATTATAATTATTAACAAATTCTTTTGCTTCACCTTTAAGTTTAGTTGTTATTTTTTTATCAAAATTTCCTTTTGATATCTCTTTTGTAGATTTTTTGACATTTTCTAATATTTCTAAGTAAGGTGTTAAAAAATAATTGACTATCCATATAATAATTATTAAAGATGTAAGTCCTATTATAAATAGTTTTATGCTTATATTTAAAATATTATTAAAATAATCCTTTGCATTATATTTTATATCTAAATAGGATTCTGAATTAAAAGGAGTAATTATTTGAATATATTTTTGTTTAAGATTTATATTTATTTGTGTAGATTTTATTTTTCCTTTTTTTAATTTAATATCTTCAATAGCATAAGAATCTTTAATGATTTGTAAATAATCTTCTTTATTTATAACTTCGTATAAAATATCTTTAATTAACATTGTTTGATTTAATATTAATTGTTTTGCAAATGCAATAAATGAATATTCTACAAGTGATGTACGTATTATAGTTGAAATAATCATTATTAGTGCAATTATGATTAAAATTTTCTTTTTCATTTAGTTAAAGCCTTTAAAATTTCATCTTTTTTTTCACAAAATCCACTATCTTTTGAAATAATAAATAAATCTCTTGCAATATTTTTTTGAGATGAAATTTTAACATCTTCAACATTTACTTCAAATTTATCTAAAACATCCATTATTGTAGAAATTATTCCTTTTTTATCTTTTGTTTTTAATTTTAATGCGGCATAGTTTGGAGAGTGATTACAATCAATAGTAAAATTATCTTTTTTGAATACTATTTTATTTTTTATTTCTTTTTTATCAAAACTATCAATTATATATTTTCTAATTAATTCTAAATCATATTCATTAGCTTTTTTTTCGAAAAGAATTTTAAAATATTTGATTTCTCCAATTTTATAAATTGATAAGTGATTTAAATTATAATTTTGAAGTTTTTCAAGTAACCATCCAAGAGATAGGTTTAAATTATTTTTTTTAGCTATATGTATAATTAGATGTTTATCATTTTCAAATTTAATTTTAAAATCTTCTATATCTTTTATCCATTCCAAGATTTCGATAATAGAATTAATAGAATTTTGTAAAAACAGTTGGTTAGATGGAGATTTAAATAATTCTTTTTGTAATTTTTTTGGTAAATTTTTAAATTCTTCTTTTGAACTAATCATTTTTTCTTTTCTTTTTCTTATTGTAATTTCATTAATTAATTCTTTATTATTTAGGGCTTGTAATGTATTCTGATATAAAGTTTTTAATAAATATTTTTTATATGAATTAAAAACACCTTTTCCAACAGCTTTTATATCGGCAATAGTTAAAATATATAAATACTTTAAAAAGCTTTCATCTTTTACAATTTCAGCAAATGATAAAATAACTTTATCATTAAAAATATCTTCTCTTTGGGCAACATTTGACATTAAAGTATGATGTTTAATTAATTTTTCTATTATATCAATACTCGAAAAATTAATATTTTTTGCAAATTCTTTTGCTATTTTTGCTCCAACTATTGAATGGTCTTCAAGTCTACCTTTACCTAAATCGTGAAAAAAAGATGCAAATCTTAATATTGCTTTTTCTTTTTCTTCTAATTCATTAAACTCTTTTATTGTTTCTAATTCTTTTAAAGTATACAAAGAGTGGATATCAACAGGGTATTGATGATATCCATCAAATTGTGCAAGATATTTTACTTTTTCAAACGGAGGAATTATCTTTTCAAGTTTATTTGCTCTATATAATGCCATAAAAATTGGATATATGTTTTTATTATAAAAAAGTTTTTTAGTTAATGTTTTAGTGATATTATTTTTTTTAGATTTTAAATTATAGATAGTTGAAATATCAGTGTTATTAAAATTTTCTATTTCTAAAATGTTGTTTAAATATTCTTTAAATGATAAACTTGTTTTAAAAGTTGAATATAATTTATTATCACATTTATAAAAATATTTTTTAATTCTTTTTTCTTTTGCTTCTTTAAAACTCATTTTATAAAGATAAGGTTTAATTATTTTTTTTATTGATATTTCACAAAAAGTATTTATTGTCCATAGTGATTTTAATAAATCTTTTATAAATTTTCTCTCAGCCCTTAGTCTTGGAGAATCAGTATATCCCATTTTTAATGCAATATCTCTTTGATATTCTAAATAAACAGTATCAATTTTCTTTTTAGCAACTAAATGTAAAAACACTCTTGTTTTAAATAAGAATTCAAGAGCACTTCTATACTCTTTAAATTCCTCTTCTTTTACATATTTTGGTACTAAATAAGAAGTATTTGGAAAGTTAAATATAACTTTACTTATCCAGAGTAAAGTATTGGAATCTCTAATACCACCAAAACCATCTTTAATATTGGGTTCCATTGAAATTGGATATTTTTTATGTCTTAACTTCATCTCTTCATATTTAGCTAATATAAAATCTTTTTTATTGTAGTTTCTTATTTTATTAAGTTCATTTTGAGTTTCATACCATAAAAATTTACTTCCATAAATATATCTACTCTCAAGAATTGCAGTTTTTATAGTAATATCTTCATTACTTGCAGGAAATAAATCATTTATTTCATGAACTCTATGTCCTATTTTAAGTCCTAAATCCCAAAGCATTGTAATAAAATTTTCTATTATTATTTTTGTGTTATAACCAGGAATGTCTTTATAAACAATCATTATGTCTATATCAGAATAAATTGATAATTGTTCACGACCATAACTTCCAAGAGCTATAATCGTTATTGGAATATTATTTATTGAAGGTAAATAATTAAAAAAAGTTTTTTTTAAAATATATTTATAAATTAACTTTATAAAAAAATCCATTTTTTGAGTGTGTTTTACAAAAAAATCTTTCCCACCTTCGATTTGAATTTTTTCTAAATATGCTTTAATTTCTTGTTTTATTTTTTTTGTAATTTCTAAATCATTATTTGATTGATAAATTAACTCTTCAAGTTGCATTTTCCCTCTTTTTGTGCTATTTTATCAAAAAAAAAAGGTAGTATATGGATGAAATAATAAATAAAATTTTATCTAAAAATGTAGAGTTTGATGATTATTTAAAATTATATGATTTAGATTTACATATTCTTGGAGAAATTGCTTATAAAATTAGAGAAGAAAAGTATGATAGAAAAGTTTTTTTTAATATTAATAGACATATAAATCCTACTAATATTTGTAAAGACATATGTAAATTTTGTGCATTTTCTGCTCATCGTAAAAATCCAAATCAATATATAATGAGTATTGAAGATTGTGTAAAGATTGCAAAAGATTCATATAAAAAAGGTGCAAAAGAGGTCCATATTGTATCAGCTCATAATCCAGAAGTTGGATATGATTATTATATTAATATTATAAGAGAAATCAAAAAAGAAGTGCCTAATATTCACATTAAAGCTTTTACTGCTGCTGAGGTCAATTTTTTAAGTGAATTAAGTAATAAGAGTTATGAAGAAGTTTTAGATGATATGATTGAGGCTGGTGTGGATTCTATGCCAGGTGGAGGGGCTGAAATTTTTGATGAATCAATTAGGGAAAAAATTTGTAAAGGTAAAGTAAATTCTCAAAATTGGCTAAAAATTCATAAACTATGGCATATAAGAGGTAAAAAAAGTAATGCTACAATGCTATTTGGTCATATTGAAAATAGAGCTCATAGGATAGACCATATGTTAAGACTAAAAAAACTTCAAGAAGAGACAAATGGTTTTAATGCTTTTATTCCACTTGTTTATCAAAGAGAAAATAATTATTTAAAAGTGGAAAAATTTTTAACAGGAGTAGAAATTTTAAAAACAGTAGCTATTAGTAGAATTATTTTAGAGAATATTCCTCATATTAAAGCATATTGGCCTACATTTACTTTAAATTTAGCTCTTGTAGCACAAGAGTTTGGAGCAGATGATATTGATGGAACAATTGAAAAAGAGTCTATCCAATCTGCCGCAGGTGCTAATTCTAAAAAAGGGCTTGATATGGAGGAGCTTATTTACCAAGTAAAAGATGCAGGATTTATCCCTGTTGAAAGGGATAGTTTATATAATGAATTAAAAATTTATAAATAACTTGCTGCTTTTTCTAAAATTTCCATTGGATTAATAGGCTTAATAACTACTTCATCAGCTCCTTTTTGTAAAGCTTCTTGTTTTTTTGTATCGTCAGTTGTTAAAACTATTATTGGAATGTTTGCGTATTCTTTTTTTTCATTTTTAATTATTTTTAAAAATTGCATACCATCAAGTAAAGGCATTAAAATATCTAAAAAAACTATCCCTATATCAGGAGATAATTTATCTAAAGCCTCTGAACCATTTTCAGCTTCTATTACTTCATATCCACCTTGCATTGAAAGAATTGTTTTTAGTAGCTTTCTATTTGTTTTGTCATCATCTACTACTAAAATTTTCTTTTTATTCATTGATTACCTTTTATTTTTTTTATTGCATTATTTAGTGTTTCTGGATTTAGATCTTGAATTATACCATTTATGTTTTCATAATTTGTATCACCAATAACTAAAATTTTTATATTAGGATAATCTTCTTTAATTGTATTAATTAATATATTCATATCTGCTTCATTAAAATTCTCTTCAATAATTAAAATAGTATTATCATCTATTTTTTTATTTAGTTCATTTAAATTAGATGCAATATCAAAATCTTCTTCTAAAATACTTTTTAAATATTTTGTTAAAAAGCTACTTTCAGTAGCTACTATTATTTTATTTTCTTTATTGCTTTCTACATTGATAGCTTTAATAGGTTCTTTGCTCTCTTGTATTGAGTTTTGTTCTTCAATTTCTTCATTTGGAGTATATTTATGTTTTGCTATATTTTTAATTACTCTTTCTAACTCATTTGTTTCAATTGGTTTTGAAATATAATCATCCATTCCTGTTCCAAGAAATCTCTCTTTATCTCCTTTTAATACATTTGCAGTAACTGCAATAATTGGAGTATGAGGTATACCTTCTTCTTTTTCAAATTCAATAATCTCTTGTGTGGCTTCAATACCATCCATTGTAGGCATTTGTATATCCATGAATATTACATCATATTTTTCTGGATACATTGTATATTTATTAAAAGCATCTAAACCGTTCGTTGCAATATCTGATTCTATACCCATAGATTTTAATTTAGTTTGAAGTAATTTTCTATTAATAGGATTATCCTCAGCAATTAATGCTTTTATTTGATAAATTGGTTTTTCTTGTATTGTAGTTTTTCTTTTTTGAATTATTGGTGCTTTATTTTTTATTGTTGATAATGCTTGATAAGTTTTAGAAGGATAGTTAGGGTCAAAAATTGATGCTTCTGGATTTAGTTTATCAATATTTTCTTTATAAACAAATGAAGTAATTGTTATTATAGGTATATTTAAATCTGTAAGCTCAAAAATATCTTCTTTATTACTTTCTTCAAAAAATACAACTATTGCATCAATTTTTTCACTGTTTTTTAATTCAATTAACTCGTTTTTATTATTAAACCCAATTCTACTTACTCCAAAATAATTTAAATATTCAATTGCATATTCTTTTCTTAAAGTTTCTTTTGATGTGTTAAGAATTGCTAAGGTTGTATTATTAAAACTATTTTGTTTATAGCGAGGTTTAGAATCTATTACTTCTAAATTTATTGTAAAATAAAATCTACTACCTTTATTAATTTCACTTTCAACATTTATGTGACTTCCCATCATTTCTAAATAACTTTTTACGATAGTAAGTCCAAGTCCTGTTCCACCATATTTTCTTGTAACAGACGCATCAGCCTGAGTGAATGCTTCAAATATTTTTGCTTTTTGTGCTTCACTCATACCAATACCAGTATCTCTTACTTCAAAATAGATTTTTGCTTTATTGTTTATTATTTCTTGTAATAATATTTTTACACTAATAATTCCATTTTCTGGTGTAAATTTAATAGCATTGTTTATTAGATTTGTAATAATTTCTTTAATTTTTAAAATATCACCTTTTAAAATTGAAGGCATATTTGGAGAAATTTCTGTTACATATTGAATATG
This Caminibacter mediatlanticus TB-2 DNA region includes the following protein-coding sequences:
- the mqnE gene encoding aminofutalosine synthase MqnE, giving the protein MDEIINKILSKNVEFDDYLKLYDLDLHILGEIAYKIREEKYDRKVFFNINRHINPTNICKDICKFCAFSAHRKNPNQYIMSIEDCVKIAKDSYKKGAKEVHIVSAHNPEVGYDYYINIIREIKKEVPNIHIKAFTAAEVNFLSELSNKSYEEVLDDMIEAGVDSMPGGGAEIFDESIREKICKGKVNSQNWLKIHKLWHIRGKKSNATMLFGHIENRAHRIDHMLRLKKLQEETNGFNAFIPLVYQRENNYLKVEKFLTGVEILKTVAISRIILENIPHIKAYWPTFTLNLALVAQEFGADDIDGTIEKESIQSAAGANSKKGLDMEELIYQVKDAGFIPVERDSLYNELKIYK
- a CDS encoding ATP-binding protein produces the protein MRGSLVKLISIAVFVPTLILLSISGFFLYKNFVQYQKVQESKKYLELTKKLENMLIYLGQERGVSSIYSVSKGKYPNVKKLITQKRILFSNSINDLKQFINKNPEFYKNVNNIISLANNLPVIRKKIDTFKDNYIKTYFFTYYTKLEQEILKSLTQIQAYYPDKIKSIYAIKLPIEKIIAYSGIVRGFGSYYITADTPMSEKEYKNVLLKYYHDSNLLLKSPNIEKFFNNSEFKKIEKDIKTVIFYLQQANMQYYINNTFDGYAIDAYDYFNLFTKRINFFNNSVNKLNNEVNTNLNLIVKNATNNLIINSIIFLLSILILILGMYIVKLIKSHINELSNLLTTLAPITGKNIQIDISSTKGINEAIKVVNDSIKIIQESIKKSEEATKAKSLFLANMSHEIRTPLNGILGFLEILKTTDLTPEQEEYVDTISQSAKNLLQIVNNILDISKIESNKVTIEEIEFKALDEFESTLEIFATPASHKHIQYVTEISPNMPSILKGDILKIKEIITNLINNAIKFTPENGIISVKILLQEIINNKAKIYFEVRDTGIGMSEAQKAKIFEAFTQADASVTRKYGGTGLGLTIVKSYLEMMGSHINVESEINKGSRFYFTINLEVIDSKPRYKQNSFNNTTLAILNTSKETLRKEYAIEYLNYFGVSRIGFNNKNELIELKNSEKIDAIVVFFEESNKEDIFELTDLNIPIITITSFVYKENIDKLNPEASIFDPNYPSKTYQALSTIKNKAPIIQKRKTTIQEKPIYQIKALIAEDNPINRKLLQTKLKSMGIESDIATNGLDAFNKYTMYPEKYDVIFMDIQMPTMDGIEATQEIIEFEKEEGIPHTPIIAVTANVLKGDKERFLGTGMDDYISKPIETNELERVIKNIAKHKYTPNEEIEEQNSIQESKEPIKAINVESNKENKIIVATESSFLTKYLKSILEEDFDIASNLNELNKKIDDNTILIIEENFNEADMNILINTIKEDYPNIKILVIGDTNYENINGIIQDLNPETLNNAIKKIKGNQ
- a CDS encoding diguanylate cyclase, yielding MKKKILIIIALIMIISTIIRTSLVEYSFIAFAKQLILNQTMLIKDILYEVINKEDYLQIIKDSYAIEDIKLKKGKIKSTQININLKQKYIQIITPFNSESYLDIKYNAKDYFNNILNISIKLFIIGLTSLIIIIWIVNYFLTPYLEILENVKKSTKEISKGNFDKKITTKLKGEAKEFVNNYNKFLEDLKNSFGVIEEKYTSLIEKEKSQNPLEDAKNTISQLADIFKFKKVIEEDISTEVVLNRLIEIIKKFNIKHFALFGIDNTKKTVIFEYNEGDICCDIKDKQEFCRAYRTKNIIKSSDFPNICQRHFCKNSYICIPFSKSGNFTGILKIMDIEHIDKDTIAYIKAYLKEVSSIVESKFTLELLHNQTIIDPLTKLYNRRFLENILNKIIANADRTNQKVAFVMIDMDYFKKVNDTYGHDVGDMILKHLANILKSSIRESDIVVRFGGEEFLIILNNIKDKECLFKTLEKIRKKIEEYEFKIPQGKIKKTISMGASLYPDTCNSPWQCIKNADIALYKAKNSGRNKIVIFEN
- a CDS encoding 3'-5' exonuclease, giving the protein MFEKLLNKLKNGVTKKEFLTLTKKYYPDFDFKTIYELLKFQGLPLIQKQNKIFLKTKFTSYNKSEYTILDLEVNNSKPKEGQIIEIGAVKLKNLVPIDEFSFLIYAKDIPRYVTKVTGINNQMLKNEKSQKEILEKFRLFLGDSVIVAHAADFDFNFLAKQFEKENLGYLLNPHLCTITLAKKTLKANRYGLKYLKDELNLPEEIDHRALGDARTTTRVFLKSLENLPKSIKTTQDLIEFAKPNKNKC
- the aroF gene encoding 3-deoxy-7-phosphoheptulonate synthase; translated protein: MVLVMKVGASKDEIQQTIDQIKKWGHDVSVAPGEKQVVIGIIGDKTDLLGRPLHTLPGVAKVYEVSAPYKRASREFHPEDSIIEVDGVKIGGGNKVVIAGPCSVDKLENVIYLAKVAKENGAKMLRGGAYKPRTSPYTFQGHGEEGLKMLAEAKKETGLPIVTELMSISDIDVVYKYADVIQIGARNMQNFPLLKEIGKLDKPVILKNGICSTVKEHLMSAEYIMSEGNEKVILCLRGTRTYEPSVRNTLDVTLVPIMQKMTHLPIIVDPSHAAGKREFVSALAYAGMAAGADGLIIEIHNCPKEALSDGDQALLPRDFEYLMNKLKELKPWNQKEWWEFDKQKETDCIKVK
- a CDS encoding response regulator; the encoded protein is MNKKKILVVDDDKTNRKLLKTILSMQGGYEVIEAENGSEALDKLSPDIGIVFLDILMPLLDGMQFLKIIKNEKKEYANIPIIVLTTDDTKKQEALQKGADEVVIKPINPMEILEKAASYL
- a CDS encoding bacterio-opsin activator, with product MILEIKTSDYEIKYLAERVFFKSIDLVGGLDKLAEYRNLTWLPSLARASFVIVLREEYLKTEDEIAKFVGISRNTVRQILRADPNLALYKIEHIDELNEEEKKQLKVHTAGGIAKLAHKLVKDGEDSQTVMEYCRNMAEKITMECDAPWSYIVLKNIKGVHYPITSPDTLIERLKHISIKGISGEEIVKNINYPIKNPAELLKEIKDYIASKGL
- a CDS encoding KaiC domain-containing protein — protein: MEEIIKEAIITAKEASKKAPKLEGVPTGIDGLDELFYYTEIENNKPVKKLLSGMLKYSVCNITGINDTGKSLMAEQFAIFQSQFHKICFIIVETPANFVVSSMKLRAKAMNIDEKWIDENIIFIDASSNYKLREEIPILLNTLAYAIKEYKINFTIIDSITGLFENKEMLARSIVRRVYSFLKKWYQTSILISQKRSGHEILSSEAAGGYAVGHIVDGTIVLSKELIDTQYKAKIYKKPIGEIVRLFRIYGCRMCGHDTKVRFFEITESGLVRVLNPIEGGER
- a CDS encoding HD domain-containing protein yields the protein MQLEELIYQSNNDLEITKKIKQEIKAYLEKIQIEGGKDFFVKHTQKMDFFIKLIYKYILKKTFFNYLPSINNIPITIIALGSYGREQLSIYSDIDIMIVYKDIPGYNTKIIIENFITMLWDLGLKIGHRVHEINDLFPASNEDITIKTAILESRYIYGSKFLWYETQNELNKIRNYNKKDFILAKYEEMKLRHKKYPISMEPNIKDGFGGIRDSNTLLWISKVIFNFPNTSYLVPKYVKEEEFKEYRSALEFLFKTRVFLHLVAKKKIDTVYLEYQRDIALKMGYTDSPRLRAERKFIKDLLKSLWTINTFCEISIKKIIKPYLYKMSFKEAKEKRIKKYFYKCDNKLYSTFKTSLSFKEYLNNILEIENFNNTDISTIYNLKSKKNNITKTLTKKLFYNKNIYPIFMALYRANKLEKIIPPFEKVKYLAQFDGYHQYPVDIHSLYTLKELETIKEFNELEEKEKAILRFASFFHDLGKGRLEDHSIVGAKIAKEFAKNINFSSIDIIEKLIKHHTLMSNVAQREDIFNDKVILSFAEIVKDESFLKYLYILTIADIKAVGKGVFNSYKKYLLKTLYQNTLQALNNKELINEITIRKRKEKMISSKEEFKNLPKKLQKELFKSPSNQLFLQNSINSIIEILEWIKDIEDFKIKFENDKHLIIHIAKKNNLNLSLGWLLEKLQNYNLNHLSIYKIGEIKYFKILFEKKANEYDLELIRKYIIDSFDKKEIKNKIVFKKDNFTIDCNHSPNYAALKLKTKDKKGIISTIMDVLDKFEVNVEDVKISSQKNIARDLFIISKDSGFCEKKDEILKALTK